The window GTCATCGGACGGCCCCCGCCCGCGTGTCGAGGGCGAGATGACCGTCGACCAGATGGATCGTCCGGCTCGCACACGCCTCGGCGAGCGCGAGGTCGTGCGTGACCAGCACGATGGTCTGGCCGCCGCGGTGCAGCTCCACAAGCAGATCCCGTACGTCCTGGCCCGAGGCGGTGTCGAGGGCGCCGGTCGGCTCGTCGGCGAGGAGCAGCGCGGGCCGGTTGACCAACGCCCGGGCGACCGCGACTCGTTGGCGTTCGCCGCCGGAGAGCCGGCCAGGGTAGGCGCGGGCGTGCTTCTGGATGCCGAGCACCTCCATGAGCTCCTCGGCGCGGGCCGCCGTCCTGCGCCGCGCGGTGCCGGTCAGCTGGGCGGGCAGCTGGATGTTGTCGGCGACGGTGAGGTCGTCGAGCAGGTTGAAGAACTGGAACACCATGCCGATCTGCTCGCGGCGGAACCGGGCCAGCGCGTGCTCGTTGAGAGCGTTCAGCTGCCGGCCGCCCACGGTCACAGTGCCCTCGGTCGGCTTGTCCAGGCCCGCGACGAGGTTCAGCAGCGTGGACTTGCCGCTGCCGGACGGGCCCGTCACGGCCAGGGCCTCGCCCTTCTCGACGGAGAGCGTGAGAGGTCCCAGCGCGGGCGTGCCGACGCTGTCGTAGCGCTTGGCCACGCCCTCCAGTTGGATCACCTGAGTCATGGGAGTCGACCGTCCTTCGGATGGCATCGGTTCGCTTCGGGTGGGTTGGTCGGGCTCAGCGAACCTAGAAGCGCGGGGTGTCGGGGCGCGTCGGC is drawn from Streptomyces liliifuscus and contains these coding sequences:
- a CDS encoding ABC transporter ATP-binding protein, encoding MTQVIQLEGVAKRYDSVGTPALGPLTLSVEKGEALAVTGPSGSGKSTLLNLVAGLDKPTEGTVTVGGRQLNALNEHALARFRREQIGMVFQFFNLLDDLTVADNIQLPAQLTGTARRRTAARAEELMEVLGIQKHARAYPGRLSGGERQRVAVARALVNRPALLLADEPTGALDTASGQDVRDLLVELHRGGQTIVLVTHDLALAEACASRTIHLVDGHLALDTRAGAVR